Below is a window of Blastopirellula marina DNA.
AAAATCGCTTCCTTCAATCCCCAAATGATAGGAGTGCGCTGTTTCGGCTGAACATCAATCCAGTCACGTTCTGATGCGGAAAACCAAGCGGTATGGAAGGTCTTGTTCTGAGGTACGTCGACCGCCAAGTCGACCCCAATTCGACGGCCTGACCTAGACCAGCCGACAAGAATCGATTGCCCAGCGTGTGAAATAGAAAGGGATGCGTGCCGCCGTTTTCCATCTATCGCAATACGTGGCCGTGTACCAAGACCGTTCGCATCACGCGATAGAATCTCGATTCGCGACAACTGCGATATTGTCACGCTGCGGCTGATCATCCGTTTGGCCAGCCAACGCCCGGATAACCACTGCGTACGACGAATTGAGTTCTTCCAGAAATCGAGTTCGCTTCGTTCGGCGACGGTCAGCCAATTTAGTGTGCCAGGCAGCGGCAGGCGACTGGCATCCGCAACGTAACGAACGAAGCGAGGTGCAGCAAAGGTCATGCGACACCTCCACGCATCAAAATGACCTTTTCGTAACCGGTCGCTTTGAGGATGACGGTACCGTCTTGTCCAACCACGATCATGTCGTACAGGGCAGACTTTTCGGCAATTTCACGACAAGTAAAGTGGACATAGCAATTCTCTCCATCAGCAGGGACACGACCGAGCTCTAGGTGGGCGATTCTGCGAGGTAGCGATACTGCTTGCTGGCCATGCAGATAGAGATGACATCCACAGGCATAAAGTGCCGAGTCAAGCACGCAGGACGGAATGATCCATCCTTCTCGCTTCGCTTCTCCAGTAAGATCGACAAGGGGTTGGGCGAGGATGTGTCCCCAACCGGAAGTCGCGTCGCAGCTGATGTTCTCGAGGCAGCGAAAAGGCTGACCATGATAGATCGCACTATCTTCCGGATACTGCACCGCGTGCCACTCGGTCGGGAACGCCGGAAGTGAGAATGTAATGTTCGCCGGACCGTCCGCTACTTCCGCTTCGGCCTCCAGGTAAAGGCGATCCTTTTGGATCAGGCCACCCGTGCGATTTCGGAAGTCGCATGTCCAACGAACGTGCGCAACGTCTTCGCCTTGCATGCTCGCTCGAGCCTGGGCGGTTTGTAGGTTGTCCGTATGAAAGACGAGTCCATCGACCATGTCGACATTTCGAAATCCGATCACCTGTTTGCCGCTCGCCAGGGCAGCCGCTTCGCGTAGTGCTTCAAGCGTAGCGACAACTGGCATTATGGGTTTGCCACGCAGACGATGCTGTACCAGGAACGGATCCGTGGTCGGATTTAGCGGCACATCGCCGACAAGTTCGTCCCCTTCACGACGCGTGGTCTCGATCAGCGGCACATCACCTGCCGCTTCGCCACTGCGAGGTTGAAATTCACCCAGTGGATACTGTTCGGCTGGATAGAACATTGGATAGAAATCACCAAACGTATAAAGCGTTTCCGCCTGAGTGCCGCCAGCGAGTTCTTCTTCTAAACGACGTACACCTTCCTCTGGAAGCATGTATTTCATTTTCATCACACTTCGAGGACCCCACGCAAAGCGAGACAGAGTGGCGATGCCGGCCCCTTCCCACGATTCCCAGTGGATCGTCAATGTGGTGCAATCGGGACGAGCGGCACGATGCCAGTCGAGGACTTTCGACATCGAGTCATTACCGGCAGCATAATCGCTGAGCCCGTTGCCACCGAAGCGGCCACTGATCGAACCGAATCCTATGCAATGGGTGAGCGGATCGTTCTTGGTCAACGCAAGAAGATGCATCAGTCCATCGAATTTTGTGCGGACGAGTTTCTCGACAAAATTGACCCGTTTATGCTCGAAGCGACCTGGTTCGATGAGGCCAGCACCGTGCACCAATCCGGTAACGCCGCCATCGGTTGCCCGAACTTTGTCGAGCGCGGCGGCCAATTCTTCGCGACTGGTTACATCACACTGATGATAGGTGGCGGTCACTCCGGCTTCGGCAAACTTCTGCAAGTTCGTAAAGATCTCACAATCTTTCAGCACCCGATCCCATGCCGCTCCCGGCGATTGTCCATTGGCCACGGCCTGACGCGTGATCTGCGTCTTGTAGGTCTTGAGTTGCTCTTCATCGAAGTTTCGCCAAGGGGCGTTCTCGAGAGGTGGAGGGCTCTTGCCGAACAAATGCAACTTCCAACCGTAGCGGCGAGCAAGTTCGCGGGCGGCGATCGCCGTGATTCCGCGTGCCCCACCAGTGACAACCCATACGCCTCCGATGGGAATATTTGCGAGGGGACCAACGGGAAGATCCGTCGGGATGGGACGAACGACACGGCGAACGTCACCGGTCCAGCTGACCTCCACTTCCGGCCGATCGGAAGCAATTTCACGAAGCATGGCGGAGATGATATTGCTGGTCAGCTCGCCTGCCGGGGTATCGATCACCTTGCATCGAGCCAATGGTTGCTCGCGGCGAGAGTCCTCGATGTGAATCGATTTGACAAACCCAGCCACACCACCCCCGTCGGGAACCGCAACTGGAGTTTGAAATCCGAAGTCACCTCCAAGTGAGGTAGCCGCAACGAGTGTTCCTGCATCCGTGTCGGGCGACTTGGCCAGCCGTTTGTACCAAGCTTGTGTAACGAAGAACGGCGTAATGATACCTTCTTGTCGACGTTGTTCGATCGTTTCAGGCGAGAGGCAATCGTTGGCGATCTCATCTCGACTGGTGGTCAGGAACAATGTTTTCGCTGGTCGCTCGGTATGCAGCCCCTCAAGATAAGCGAGTGTGGTATCGAGATCGTTACCCGGAGGGAAGCGATAGACCTCTGCTCCGCCCGCTTGCAATGTTGTTTCTAGCTCAATTGCCAGGCTGTTGTCGCCGAGG
It encodes the following:
- a CDS encoding 4'-phosphopantetheinyl transferase family protein — translated: MTFAAPRFVRYVADASRLPLPGTLNWLTVAERSELDFWKNSIRRTQWLSGRWLAKRMISRSVTISQLSRIEILSRDANGLGTRPRIAIDGKRRHASLSISHAGQSILVGWSRSGRRIGVDLAVDVPQNKTFHTAWFSASERDWIDVQPKQRTPIIWGLKEAIFKACGDTHKWNPAAVTVDSFDHNLVRAALRGKRLPRFSTWIRSNHNGTAAVVWQTQDNTEVALCS